The Blastomonas sp. SL216 DNA window TGACCTGATAGGGCATCATCGCCTTGAGCTTTTCCTCGGCATGCGCCTGGCCCATCGAGATCCAGGTATCGGTCACGATGACATCCGCGCCCGTCGCCGCCTCTGCGGCATCGCGGTGGAAGCTGATCGTACCGCCGGCCGCGCGCGCCCGTTCAACAAATCCAGCATCAGGATCATAGCCATGGGGGCAGCCGATGCGCACGGTGAACTTCATCAGCCCGGCGGCCTCGACGATCGAGTTGAGCACGTTGTTGCCATCGCCGAGCCAGGCGACGACCAGCCCGGGCAGCGCCTTGCGGTGCTCGATGATGGTCAGCAGGTCCGCGACGATCTGGCACGGGTGCGACAGATCAGTGAGGCCGTTGATCACAGGCACGGTCGCAAAATGCGCCATTTCCTCAATCTTGGCATGATCATCGGTGCGGATCATGATGGCATCGCACATGCGCGACAGCACGCGCGCAGTATCCGCCACCGTCTCGCCGCGGCCCAGCTGGGTGCTGCCTGCATCGAGGATCAGGCTGGTGCCGCCGAGCTGGCGGATCGCCATGTCGAACGAGACGCGGGTGCGGGTGGAGTTCTTCTCGAACACCATGGCGAGCGTGTGGCCCTCCAGCGGCGCATCGGGATCGGCCTTGCCTTTGGGCCAGCCATGGCGCGCGTCCTTGCGATCAATCGCATCGTTGAGCATGGCGGCGATGGCATCGTGTCCGGCATCGGACAGGTTCAGGAAATGACGGGTCATCAGATGTCTCCCCCCTCCTCTCTCCTTTAGGGGAGAGGATACGGAGCCTTGGCAGCACCGCTGCCTAGGCGAAGTTGGAGAGGGGTATGCGATGGTGCACCCCGCCCCCTCTCCCAACCCTCTCCCCTGAAGGGGAGAGGGCTAGCTAAGTCTCACGCCGCCTCAGGCAACGCAAAGTCCCGCGCGCCGGCGGACAGGCGCTCGATGAACTCGTCGACATGCGCCTGCTCGATCACCAGCGGCGGCAGGATGCGGACCACATTCTCGCCCGCCGCCACGGTCAGCAGACCGTGATGATCGCGCAAATGCGCCACGAACGCGCGGTTCTCCGCCCGGTCCTTGAGCTTCAGGCCCAGCATCAGCCCCATGCCACGCACCGAATCGAAGATTTCGTCGTGATTGGGAATGAGCTGCTCGAGCGCACCGCGCAGCCGCTCGCCCATGTTGCGGACATGCGCCAGGAACTCTGGCGTGTTGACGACGTCAAGCACCGCCTCGCCCGCCGCCATGGCCAGCGGACCGCCGCCATAAGTGGAGCCGTGCGTGCCGATCACCATGCCGCGCGCCGCCTTTTCGGTGGCGAGGCACGCGCCCATCGGGAAGCCGCCGCCAATGCCCTTGGCGGTCGCCATGATGTCGGGCTCGATGCCGTATTGCTCATAGGCATAGAGCGTTCCTGTGCGCGCGACGCCGCACTGCACCTCGTCGAGCACCAGCATCAGGTCATGCTCGTCGCAAAGCGCCCGAAGCCCCTTCATGAATTCGGGGCTGGCCGGGCGGACGCCGCCCTCGCCCTGCACCGGCTCGACCAGGAAGCCTGCGACATCGGGGCCGATCGCTGCCTTGGCGCCTTCCAGATCGTCGAAATCGACATAGCGGAAGCCGGGCAGCAGCGGGGCAAAGCCCTTGTGCATCTTTTCCTGGTTCGACGCGCTGATCGTGGCCATCGTGCGGCCGTGGAACGCGTTCTTGAAGGTGATCAGCACCGTCCGGTTAGGATCGCCGCCTTCGGACTGGTGATAGGCGCGCGCAGTCTTTATCGCGCATTCGCACGCTTCGGCGCCCGAATTGGTGAAGAACACGGTGTCGGCAAAGGTCGAATCGACCAGCCGCTGCGCCAGATGTTCACCCTGCGGGCTGCCATAGAGGTTCGACACATGCACCAGCGTCTCGGCCTGTTTCTGAATGGCTTGCGTGAGGTGCGGATGGCCATGGCCGAGCAGGTTGACGGCGATGCCGCTGGCAAAGTCCAGATATCGCTCGCCACGTTCTCCGATCAGGTAACAGCCTTCGCCGCGCACCGGGCGCACGGCGCACCGGGGGTAAACGGGCATCAGCGGCGTGATCGTCATGGCAGCCTTGTCCTTCCTTCAACCGGTCCCGATCAAAAATCCGCAACCGCCCTTCCATCGGCACAGGGGACCACTGCACCAAACGTAAAAAGGCGACCCCAAGAACCAGGGCCGCCAGCGTGCGGGCCGCAGCTATAGCGCCGCTGTGGGCATGGGGTCAATGATGGCTGCACAAAGGGACTGGCGGCGCGCCTGCGGGCTTGCTAAGGGCTTGCGCCTTGGCGATGCACCCGTAGCTCAGCTGGATAGAGCGCTGCCCTCCGAAGGCAGAGGTCACAGGTTCGAATCCTGTCGGGTGCGCCAGTTTTTCCCCTTGGAAATCCTTTAGCCTTACGCCCCGTGGCTCGGTCTTTGCGCCGGTTTGGGATGCGCTGTGTAAGTCCAAACTCCCGGCCAAGGAGCATGGGGCTAAGCGCGACCTCAAAGCCAACGCCTCAGCCTGATCAGTGGCATCACGCCAGATTGGGCAGCTCCTGCTCCACCAGAACCGGCATTGGCGGTGCTGTGCCAGGGGCAGGAGTCGGCTTCAAGTCCATCGCTTCGAGCACGATGTCCGCTGCCTGATCCCAATCGTGGGGCTTGAAGTCGCTTTTGACGCGCCGTTCCCATTGCTGGCGCCATTGATGGTCGAAGGCCATGCGGCAAATGGCTTCGCGCCAGGCCCGTGTGTCATAGGGGCTGATATGCAGGGCGCAACCGGCGCTGGCTTCCGGCAGTGCCCCGGCATCCGAAGCGATGACCGCCTTGCCAAATGCGAGCGCCTCGGACACCGGCAGGCCCCAGCCTTCGTAATAGGAGGGGTAAACGCAAAACAGCGCATCATGGTAGAGCCTTGCCAGCATGGCATCGGATACGTTGTCGAGTAACAGGAATTTGTGCGCGATCCGGTCGTTCAGCTCGATATCGTCGAGGAGATCGTTGACCCGCCATCCCGGCATGCCGACCATGCATATCGTCGGCAGCCGCTCGAAATCGGCATGGCCCGCCATCTCGGCATAGACCTCGTACAACATCCTGTGATTCTTGCGTCGCTCGATCGTCGACACGAACAGGATATAGGTGCTCCTGGGCAGGCGTGCGGCTTCCTGACAGGTCAGATCTCCGGATGCCGGCAGGTTGCAGCCCAGCGGCACCACTGCCAGAGGCGGCGCTGTCAGGCCCTGGTTCTCGATGAATTTCAGCGCGTCATTGCGGGTGCAGACGGAGTTGCAGAGCAGGAGCGAAGACGCGCTGGTCAGCGCCCTGAAATAGTCCACCATCCTGGCTTTCGTCCCGCGAACGAAAAACTCCGGAAAATCGACGGGCAACACGTCATGAAAGAACCCGATGATCGTTGCCTGTCGTTCCTCGACGATTTTGTGGAACATCACGGGGTAATCCAGATAGCCATCATTGCTGACGGTCAAGAACCTGTCGCCCGGCCTGATGTCCGCCACCGGCGAGGATATGCGGGGCTCCTGACTGCGACGGAATCTGTTCCGCCATGCGAGGATCTGTCGCAACACGGGTTCGGCGCGACCGCCTTCGCACAGAAAATGATAGAATACCGCCTTGCCGCCCGCCCAGACCGCACCGCGCAACCGGGCAAGGACGGTGGCCTTGCCCGTCTCGGCCTGCTGCCCTGTCCAGCTCAGCGCTCCGGCAGGATCGACCTCATAAAATTCGCCGCCCACGAACACGCAATAGCGCATCGGCTCGTCGGTCTTCCCCACGAGGGCTGCAAAGAGTTCGCGCTCGACCCGGATAATACCTGCCGGGGGCCGCGACCAGAAATAGGACCCTGTAAAATGCAACCAGATCGTCATCTCGTATTCCGCGTCAGAACGTCTTCAAACATGCCGCCAGGATGCGGCGTGCAGCCGCTGGTGCGCCAGTTCCGCGCTGAGGGTTGAGGTCGTTCCGCTCGCCGACCTGGCTGAGGTCCGGCCTTCCGGCAGGCTCATGGCCGCTGCCCTGGCCCATGCTGTTGTCCATGCCCCCTGCCCTTGTCCCCGCGTGCCGAACAGGCACGAAATGGCGGATAGGAGTAAGTCGGAGACGAACGGACCACAAGCGCTGTCAATCGGGGCGTTTGCCTGCCTGGCCGCAACCACCCACAGCGGCAATTGCCGAATTTCGAAGACCAGAGCCGATGGGGCGCTCCCCCCGTCGGCTGCGCTCAGAATGCTGAGCACGCCCGGATGCTCCAGGGCGCCTGCCCATAGTCACCCGGATGAAGCCATGGCCGGTGCGCGGGGCATCGGGTGGGCAAAGCCATTGAAAGATCGGCGGAATGTGCGCTAGCGCGTTCGATCCGCTGATTCATGCATGACACACCCATGTCTCAATAATGCCACAGCGCTGAAAAATATTGCGGCGCAGCAGCGATGGAATTGACGAGATACCGGCTTTCCGGCGATGGACGAACCACCGTGGATCAGGCGCGCAGCCTGTCACTTTTCTGTCACATTGAGGACTTCCGATGAACTCATCTTCGCGCCGCCTGGTATCTTCCATCGCGCTTGCCGCCGCCGCTTTCGGTTGCGCGCTGGCTTCCCCCGCTGCGGCGCAGAGCGCGGGCGAGCAGGGTGAAGAGGGCGAACGCGGCGTCGGCGTCATCGTGGTCACCGCGCAGAAGCGCGAGCAGGACCAGCGCGATGTTCCGCTGTCGATCTCGACGCTGAGCAATGATGCGCTGGCAGCGGTTCAGGCAGGCGGCGGCGACATTCGCGGCCTCGCCGGACGCGTGCCCAACCTCAACATCGAAAGCTCGTTCGGCCGCAGCTTCCCGCGATTCTACATCCGCGGCCTCGGCAATACCGATTTCGACCTCAACGCCTCGCAGCCGGTCAGCCTGGTCTATGACGATGTCGTGCTGGAAAACCCGATCCTGAAGGGCTTCCCGATCTTCGATCTCGACCGGATCGAGGTTCTGCGCGGGCCGCAAGGCACGCTGTTCGGCCGCAACACGCCGGCGGGCATCGTCAAGTTCGATACCGTCAAGCCCGGCGCCGATGGCGGCTATGCCAAGGCCAGCTGGGCGCGGTTCAACACCATCCAGCTCGAAGGCGCGGTCGGCGCGAATCTGGGCAACGGCTTCTCGTTCCGCGCATCGGGCCTGTACCAGCACCGCGACCATTGGGTGGACAATGTCGACAATGGCCGGGGCGACGATCTGGGCGGCTATGACGATTTTGCCGGCCGCCTGCAGCTTCAATATGAGGACGGCCCGCTCACCGCGCGGCTGACCGGCCAGGTGCGCGTGCTCGACGGATCGGCGATCCTGTTCCGCGCCAACGTCTTCCAGCGCGGCAGCAACGAGCTGATCGGGCTGGGCGGCCCCGCTACCGAGTTCCGCCGCGACCAGATCCGTTCGGACGGGATCAATTTCCAGGAGCTCAACACCTATAATGTCGGCCTGACCGTCGACTATGATTTCGGCCCGGCGACGCTGACCTCGGTCACCTCCTACTGGAATGGCAATCTCAAGAGCCGCGGCGATATCGATGGCGGCTTCGGCAATGCCTTTGCACCCAGCCAGGGCCCGGGCTTCATACCCTTCTCGGCGCAGACCCGCGACGACGTGCCGAGCCTCGACCAGTATACCCAGGAAGTGCGCCTGGCCTCGAACGGCACGACCGGCCTTGGCTATCAGATCGGCGGGTTCTTCTTCAACGAGCGGCTGAACATCACCACGCTCGATTACGGTGCTCCTGCCGATACCGTTGCAGCGGCGGTCGCGGTGCAGCGCCAGGTGACCAACGCCTTCGGTCTGTTCGGGACGCTCAGCTACACCTTCGACAACGGCCTGATCCTGCAGGCGGGCGCGCGCTACAATGACGATGATCGCGACTTCGCCGCCGCGCGGCCGATCGACACGCGCCCCGGCTTTCTCGGCTTTGGCGGCCCGGTGCCCACGCTGCGAACCGAAGCCAAGGCGAATCTGCTGACCTGGGACCTGAGCGCGGTCTATCCGGTGAGCGATGCGGTCAACATCTTTGCCCGCGCCGCACGCGGCTATCGTGCCCCCTCGATCCAGGGCCGCCTGGCCTTTGGCCGCGCGCTGTCGGTCGCCGATGCCGAACGCACCATGTCCTATGAAACCGGCATCAAGACCGTGCTGTTCGATGGCGCGGCGCGGTTCAACCTGACCGGCTATTATTTCAACACCGAGGACCTGCAGCTGACCGCGGTCGGCGGCGGCGGCAATGTCACCGCGCTGCTCAATGCCGATGACGTCGAAGGCTATGGCTTCGAGGCCGAGCTGGCAGCGCGTCCCACCGATGGCCTCGATCTCAGCATCGGCATCGGCTTCAACGAGAACGAGATCAAGTCGCCTGGCCTGGGCGTGGCCGGATGCGGCGCGCCGTGCACCGTGCTCAACACACCTGTCGCAGGTCGCCCCGGCATCTTCTCGATCGATGGCAACCGCCTGCCGCAATCGCCCAAATGGTCGGTCAACTGGACCGCCGGTTACGCGCACCCCGTCGGAAATGGCGAGCTGTACGTGTTCACCGACTGGTATTATCGCTCGCGCATCCAGTTCTTCCTCTACAATTCGGTCGAGTTCAGCGATGACAGCCTGATCGAGGGTGGCCTGCGCTTCGGTTACCGCACCGCCGACGGCAAGTTCGATGTCGCAGCCTTTGCGCGCAACATCACCAACAATGTCTCGGCCACCGGCGGCATCGATTTCAACAACCTGACCGCCTATGTGAACGAACCGCGCGTCTTCGGCATCGAGGTCGGCACGCGCTTCTGATCGGAGCCGAACAGGCGTAGCGCGCGGACCCGGCCCGCGTGCCGCGCCCGTTCGGTCAGATCACCGGACGGCCCGCCAGACAAGTATCGAGCCCGGCCAGGATCGTCCTGAGCGAGGTCGCTTGCGTGGCCAGCGCATGGGGCAGGCTCACCCATTGGCCCAGCGGGAAGTTCCCGATCATCGCGGTGAAACTGGCCGTGGCCGTCAGCAAGCCGGACGTTTTCGCAATGGCAGCCTCGATTTCGGACGGACCGGCCAGCCCATCAAGCTCGCCCGACCATGGCGCATCGCCCTTGGCAGTGATCTGGACTTTGGCGGTCGTTCCAGCCTCGACGAAGGCAGGGCGGGGCAGCACCACCGCGTAGACCTTGCCCTTGGTACCGTTGCGCACCGTGAACGATACCGCCTTGCCTTGCGCATCGACCAACCGGGCCGCGCAGCTCGGCACCTGGTTCTGCACCGAATAGAGGAAGGTGAAATCGTCGATCTTGCCTGCCGTGGCGGTGCGCTTCTTGCCCGGCTGTGCGCTCTGGGCGCAGAGCGGTGCGCCGGCCAGGCCCAGCGAGATCAGCGCTGCCAGGACGGGGTGGGAGAAACGGTGGTGCATGCGCGATACTCCTGCTGCGGCACCGACAGGGTCCGTGCACTCGCAGAGCTGTAGAACAGTCATGATCGGCGGCAGCAACCGGGACTGGACATTCGTCCAGACGCTCAACCCCACCAGCCAAGCAATGCGCCGATCACCGTTGCGCCGCCGATGGGCGCGACGACCATCAGCACCAGGTTGAGGCCGACCAGCTGCAAAAGCCGCTTTTCCTGCGCGGGGTTCAACCGGCGGGGCGGCGGTGGCGGCGCACGGCGGGGCGGATCGAACGGCGGCCAGTCGGGATCGAACGGGACGAACATTCGACCAGCGCCTATTGCTGCTGGCCGAGTTCGCGGTTGAACCACAAGGCGATCAGAGTCGCCAGCGCGCCGGAGAGCAGATAGGCGCCCGCGGCCAGCAGCCCGTAATTGGCCGAGAGCCAGAGCGCGACCATCGGCGCGAAGCCCGCGCCAAACAGCCAGGCGAGATCCGATGTCAGCGCCGAGCCGGTATAGCGGTGCTTCAACGGGAAGAACGAGGACAAGGCGCCCGAGGACTGGCCGAAGGCGAGACCGAGCAGGATGAACCCGCCGAACATGAATGCCGCCTCGCCCGCGCCGCCCGCATCGAGCAGCTGCGGGGCGAAGCCGCTGAACGCGGCGATGGCGACAGCGGTGGCGCCCAGCAGGTTGCGGCGGCCATAGGCGTCGGCCAGCTTGCCCGAGGCGAGGATGGCAAGCACGCCCAGCGCGGCTGCAAAGGCCTCGATCAGCAGGAAGCGCACCGGCGATTCATCGGTGAACAGGAACACCCAGCTCAGCGGATAGACCGTGACCATGTGGAACATGGCAAAGCTTGCCAGCGGGGCGAAGGCACCCAGCACGATGATCTTCCACTCGCTGCGCACCGTCGACAGCACCGGTTCGGGCTGGAGCGTCTGGCTTTCGAAAAGCTCGGTATATTCGGGCGTCACCACGATGCGCAGCCGCGCGAACAGCGCAACGACATTGATCGCAAAGGCGACGAAGAACGGATAGCGCCAGCCCCATTCGAGGAAGTCCTGCGCCGGCAGCGCCCCGATGAGAAACGCAAACAGCAGGCTGGCGACGATCAGGCCGAACGGCGCGCCGAGCTGCGGGATCATCGCATACCAGCCGCGCTTGTCCTTGGGTGCGTTCAGCGCGAGCAGCGAGGCCAGGCCATCCCAGGACCCGCCTAGAGCCACGCCCTGGCCCATGCGGAACAGCGCGAGCAGCAGCGCCGAGCCGATCCCGATCGTCGCATGGCCGGGAAGGAAGGCAATTGCTGCGGTCGATCCGCCGAGCAGGAACAAGGCGATGGTGAGCTTGGCCCCGCGGCCATAGGCGCGGTCGACCGCGGTGAAGATCAATGTCCCCGCCGGGCGTGCGACAAAGGCGAGCGCAAAGATGGCGAACGACCAGAGCGTCCCTTCGACCGGGTCGAGATAGGGGAAGACCAGCTTGGGAAAGACCAGCACCGAGGCGATGGCATAGACGAAAAAGTCGAAAAACTCGGATGTGCGGCCGATGACCACGCCGATCGCGATCTCGCCCGGCCCCACCGAATGGCCATCGTCATTGATCGCACGCGCGTCGCGTTCGGCCTCGGTCGTGGGGACGGTGTTGGCCACCATGGGCATTTCCTTACAGGCTGGTTCGGGCGGAATTCTACACGCGCCTTATGCATCTTTGATCCAGATCAATGCACTTGGACAAAATGTCCTATGTGCGCGCGTGGCAGGCAGGTCTAATTGGACAGTCATGCCAAGTTCCATCACTCGTCTGCCCATGACCAGTCTGTCCGTGACACACCTGCGCCCCAGCCGCTGGATCGCCGCCGCCTGCCTGTTGCCGCTGCTGGGCGGATGCAACATGGTCGTGCTCGACCCGGCGGGCGATGTCGCGCAGCAGCAGGGCGATCTGGTCGTCATCTCGACGCTGCTGATGCTGATCATCATCGTGCCGGTGATGGCGCTGACCGGCTGGTTTGCCTGGAAATATCGCGCGGCCAATGAGGCTGCGACCTACAAGCCCGATTGGGACCATTCGACTCAGCTCGAGCTCGCCATCTGGGCGATCCCGCTGCTGATCATCATCTGTCTGGGCGCGGTGACCTGGGTCGGCACGCATCTGCTCGACCCCTATCGCCCGCTCGCCCGCACCGCGCCCGGACAGGCGGTGACTGCAAAGGACAAGCCGCTCGAGGTGCAGGTCGTGGCACTGCACTGGAAATGGCTGTTCATCTATCCCGAACAGGGCGTGGCGACGGTGAACGAGCTGGCCGTGCCCGAAGGCCGCCCGCTCAAGTTCCGCATTTCCTCCTCCTCGGTGATGAACAGCTTCTATGTCCCCGCCATGGCCGGGCAGATCTATGCGATGCCCGGCATGGAGACGAAGCTGCACGCGGTGTTCAACAAAACCGGCAATTTCGAGGGATTTTCCGCCAATTATTCGGGCGCGGGCTTTTCGAACATGCGCTTTGGCGTGCGCAGCATGACGGCGCAGGGCTTCGAGCAATGGGCCGCCAAGGCGCGCAAGGCCGGCCAGACGCTCGACCGCGCCGCCTATCTCAAGCTCGAACGCCCGAGCGAGAAGGAGCCGGTGCGCCGCTATGCCAGCGTAGAGGCCGATCTGTTCGACCGCATCGTCAACCTGTGCGCAGAGCCGGGCAAGATGTGCATGCACGACATGATGGCGATCGACGCGCGTGGCGGCATGGGCCTGGCTGGCCTGCACAATGTGCGCCAGCTGTCCTATGACAAGTTCGCCGCACGCGGCACCGGCGAGACCGCCAGCGACCGCTATATCGCCGAAAACTGCACCAATCCCGAGCTGCTCGGTGCCAGCCTGGCCCGGATCGAGGATCGTGTCATCGACCTCGCCACCCTGACCGGAGCAGGCCTTCCCCGTCCTGGCGGACCGCGCTTCCGCACGCGCACCGCCACCCCCAAGCCGGCCGAACTGACCCAGGTCAGCAATATGGACCCCGCATCATGACCGCGAACGCCGTCCCCTCGACCTCCGCTGCCGAGCCGAGCTTCCTGCTCGGCAAGCTCTCGTGGAATTCGCTGCCGCACGACCCCATCGTGCTCTCGACGATGGTTGTCGTCATCATCGGCGGCATCGGCCTGTTCGCGCTGGTCACGCGCTACAGATTGTGGGGCTATCTGTGGAAGGAGTGGTTCACCACCGTCGACCACAAGAAGATCGGGATCATGTACATGATCCTGGGCCTCGTCATGTTCCTGCGCGGCTTTGCCGATGCGATCATGATGCGGCTGCAGCAGGTCATGGCGTTCGGCGGGTCCGAAGGTTATCTGAATTCGCACCATTACGACCAGATCTTCACCGCGCATGGCGTGATCATGATCTTCTTCGTGGCGATGCCGTTCATCACGGGCCTCATGAACTATGTCGTGCCGCTGCAGATCGGCGCGCGCGACGTCTCCTTCCCATTCCTCAACAATTTCAGCTTCTGGATGACCACATCGGGCGCGGTGCTGACCATGGCATCGCTGTTCGTCGGCGAATTCGCCGCGACCGGATGGCTCGCCTATCCACCACTATCGGGCATCGCCTACAGCCCCAGCGTCGGGGTGGATTACTATATCTGGGCGCTGCAGATCGCGGGCGTCGGCACGACCCTGTCGGGCATCAACCTGATCGTCACGATCCTCAAGATGCGCGCGCCGGGCATGGGCCTGATGAAGATGCCGGTGTTCACCTGGACGTCCTTGTGCGCCAACATCCTGATCGTGGCGAGCTTCCCGGTGCTCACCGCCGTGCTCGCGCTGCTGACGCTCGACCGCTATGTCGGCACCAATTTCTTCACCAACGACTTTGGCGGGTCGTCGATGATGTACGTCAACCTGATCTGGATCTGGGGCCACCCGGAGGTGTACATCCTCATCCTGCCGCTGTTCGGCGTGTTCAGCGAGGTCACCTCGACCTTCTCGGGCAAGAAGCTCTTCGGCTATACCTCGATGGTCTATGCGACGATCGTGATCACGATCCTGAGCTATGTCGTGTGGCTGCACCACTTCTTCACCATGGGCTCGGGCGCGTCGGTCAACAGCTTCTTCGGCATCACCACGATGGTGATCTCGATCCCGACGGGCGCCAAGCTGTTCAACTGGCTGTTCACCATGTACCGCGGCCGCATCCGCTACGAGCTGCCGATGATGTGGACGGTGGCGTTCATGCTCACCTTCACCATCGGCGGCATGACCGGCGTGCTGCTCGCGGTGCCGCCTGCCGATTTCGTGCTGCACAACTCGCTGTTCCTGATCGCGCATTTCCATAACGTGATCATCGGCGGCGTGCTGTTCGGCATCTTCGCGGCGATCAACTACTGGTGGCCCAAGGCGTTCGGCTTCAAGCTCGATCCGTTCTGGGGCAAGGTCAGCTTCTGGTGCTGGGTCCCCGGCTTCTGGGTCGCGTTTGCGCCGCTCTATGTTCTGGGCCTGATGGGCGTCACGCGCCGCATGCGGGTGTTCGATGACCCCAGCTTGCAGATCTGGTTCGCCATCGCCGCTGTCGGCGCATTCATGATCGCCGCCGGGATCGCCGCGATGCTCATCCAGTTCGCGGTCAGCATCTGGAAGCGCGAGGCGCTCGCCGAGACGACGGGCGACCCGTGGAACGGCCGCACGCTCGAATGGGCGACCAGCTCGCCCCCGCCCGACTATAATTTCGCCTTCACTCCGCGTATCCATGCGCTCGATGCCTGGTACGACATGAAGGCGGCGGGCGTGGAGCACCCTGCCGATGGCTACAAGGACATCCACATGCCGAGCAACACCGGCGCGGGGATCATCCTGGCGGGCATCAGCACCGTGTGCGGCTTTGCCCTGGTGTGGCATATCTGGTGGCTGGCGGGCGCGAGTTTTGCGGCGCTGATCGCCACCGCGATCATCCACACCTTCAACTACAAGCGCGATTTCCACATCCCGGCAGCCGAGGTCGCCGCGACCGAAGCGAAGCGGGCGCGCCTGCTCGCCAGCGCGGGAGCCTGACGCCATGACAAGCGCAACCACAACGATCGCGGCGGGCGGTGACGCACCGGTCTATTACGAGATCGACGAGCATCCGCACCCCGAAGGGCACAGCACCATGCTGGGCTTCTGGATCTATCTGATGAGCGACTGCCTCATCTTTGCGATTCTGTTTGCCTGTTATGCGGTGCTGGGCGGCAATTTCGCCGCCGGTCCCGGTCCCAAGGACCTGTTCGACCTGAACCTCATCGCGCTCAACACCGCGATGCTGCTGTTCTCGTCGATCACCTATGGCTTTGCGATGATCGCGATGCAGGGCAGGAACCTGCGCCACACGCAGATGTGGCTGGCGGTGACCGGATTGTTCGGCGCGGCGTTCCTTGCCATCGAGCTGTACGAATTCTCGCACCTCATCCATATCGGCGCGACCCCG harbors:
- the cyoA gene encoding ubiquinol oxidase subunit II, encoding MTSLSVTHLRPSRWIAAACLLPLLGGCNMVVLDPAGDVAQQQGDLVVISTLLMLIIIVPVMALTGWFAWKYRAANEAATYKPDWDHSTQLELAIWAIPLLIIICLGAVTWVGTHLLDPYRPLARTAPGQAVTAKDKPLEVQVVALHWKWLFIYPEQGVATVNELAVPEGRPLKFRISSSSVMNSFYVPAMAGQIYAMPGMETKLHAVFNKTGNFEGFSANYSGAGFSNMRFGVRSMTAQGFEQWAAKARKAGQTLDRAAYLKLERPSEKEPVRRYASVEADLFDRIVNLCAEPGKMCMHDMMAIDARGGMGLAGLHNVRQLSYDKFAARGTGETASDRYIAENCTNPELLGASLARIEDRVIDLATLTGAGLPRPGGPRFRTRTATPKPAELTQVSNMDPAS
- a CDS encoding TonB-dependent receptor, with product MNSSSRRLVSSIALAAAAFGCALASPAAAQSAGEQGEEGERGVGVIVVTAQKREQDQRDVPLSISTLSNDALAAVQAGGGDIRGLAGRVPNLNIESSFGRSFPRFYIRGLGNTDFDLNASQPVSLVYDDVVLENPILKGFPIFDLDRIEVLRGPQGTLFGRNTPAGIVKFDTVKPGADGGYAKASWARFNTIQLEGAVGANLGNGFSFRASGLYQHRDHWVDNVDNGRGDDLGGYDDFAGRLQLQYEDGPLTARLTGQVRVLDGSAILFRANVFQRGSNELIGLGGPATEFRRDQIRSDGINFQELNTYNVGLTVDYDFGPATLTSVTSYWNGNLKSRGDIDGGFGNAFAPSQGPGFIPFSAQTRDDVPSLDQYTQEVRLASNGTTGLGYQIGGFFFNERLNITTLDYGAPADTVAAAVAVQRQVTNAFGLFGTLSYTFDNGLILQAGARYNDDDRDFAAARPIDTRPGFLGFGGPVPTLRTEAKANLLTWDLSAVYPVSDAVNIFARAARGYRAPSIQGRLAFGRALSVADAERTMSYETGIKTVLFDGAARFNLTGYYFNTEDLQLTAVGGGGNVTALLNADDVEGYGFEAELAARPTDGLDLSIGIGFNENEIKSPGLGVAGCGAPCTVLNTPVAGRPGIFSIDGNRLPQSPKWSVNWTAGYAHPVGNGELYVFTDWYYRSRIQFFLYNSVEFSDDSLIEGGLRFGYRTADGKFDVAAFARNITNNVSATGGIDFNNLTAYVNEPRVFGIEVGTRF
- a CDS encoding MFS transporter — its product is MVANTVPTTEAERDARAINDDGHSVGPGEIAIGVVIGRTSEFFDFFVYAIASVLVFPKLVFPYLDPVEGTLWSFAIFALAFVARPAGTLIFTAVDRAYGRGAKLTIALFLLGGSTAAIAFLPGHATIGIGSALLLALFRMGQGVALGGSWDGLASLLALNAPKDKRGWYAMIPQLGAPFGLIVASLLFAFLIGALPAQDFLEWGWRYPFFVAFAINVVALFARLRIVVTPEYTELFESQTLQPEPVLSTVRSEWKIIVLGAFAPLASFAMFHMVTVYPLSWVFLFTDESPVRFLLIEAFAAALGVLAILASGKLADAYGRRNLLGATAVAIAAFSGFAPQLLDAGGAGEAAFMFGGFILLGLAFGQSSGALSSFFPLKHRYTGSALTSDLAWLFGAGFAPMVALWLSANYGLLAAGAYLLSGALATLIALWFNRELGQQQ
- the argF gene encoding ornithine carbamoyltransferase; amino-acid sequence: MTRHFLNLSDAGHDAIAAMLNDAIDRKDARHGWPKGKADPDAPLEGHTLAMVFEKNSTRTRVSFDMAIRQLGGTSLILDAGSTQLGRGETVADTARVLSRMCDAIMIRTDDHAKIEEMAHFATVPVINGLTDLSHPCQIVADLLTIIEHRKALPGLVVAWLGDGNNVLNSIVEAAGLMKFTVRIGCPHGYDPDAGFVERARAAGGTISFHRDAAEAATGADVIVTDTWISMGQAHAEEKLKAMMPYQVNDALMARANKDALFLHCLPAHREEEVTASVIDGPQSVVWDEAENRLHAQKSVLRWVFGQI
- a CDS encoding aspartate aminotransferase family protein — its product is MTITPLMPVYPRCAVRPVRGEGCYLIGERGERYLDFASGIAVNLLGHGHPHLTQAIQKQAETLVHVSNLYGSPQGEHLAQRLVDSTFADTVFFTNSGAEACECAIKTARAYHQSEGGDPNRTVLITFKNAFHGRTMATISASNQEKMHKGFAPLLPGFRYVDFDDLEGAKAAIGPDVAGFLVEPVQGEGGVRPASPEFMKGLRALCDEHDLMLVLDEVQCGVARTGTLYAYEQYGIEPDIMATAKGIGGGFPMGACLATEKAARGMVIGTHGSTYGGGPLAMAAGEAVLDVVNTPEFLAHVRNMGERLRGALEQLIPNHDEIFDSVRGMGLMLGLKLKDRAENRAFVAHLRDHHGLLTVAAGENVVRILPPLVIEQAHVDEFIERLSAGARDFALPEAA
- a CDS encoding glycosyltransferase family 1 protein produces the protein MTIWLHFTGSYFWSRPPAGIIRVERELFAALVGKTDEPMRYCVFVGGEFYEVDPAGALSWTGQQAETGKATVLARLRGAVWAGGKAVFYHFLCEGGRAEPVLRQILAWRNRFRRSQEPRISSPVADIRPGDRFLTVSNDGYLDYPVMFHKIVEERQATIIGFFHDVLPVDFPEFFVRGTKARMVDYFRALTSASSLLLCNSVCTRNDALKFIENQGLTAPPLAVVPLGCNLPASGDLTCQEAARLPRSTYILFVSTIERRKNHRMLYEVYAEMAGHADFERLPTICMVGMPGWRVNDLLDDIELNDRIAHKFLLLDNVSDAMLARLYHDALFCVYPSYYEGWGLPVSEALAFGKAVIASDAGALPEASAGCALHISPYDTRAWREAICRMAFDHQWRQQWERRVKSDFKPHDWDQAADIVLEAMDLKPTPAPGTAPPMPVLVEQELPNLA